cgcgccctcagagcatgcgcagaccagctggccggtgtgtttacggacatattcaatcaatccctataccagtctgctgttcccacatgcttcaagagggccaccattgttcctgttcccaagaaagctaaggtaactgagctaaacgactaccgcccagtagcactcacttccgtcatcaatttgcttaccgcccaaataggtccacagacgatgcaatctcaaccacactgcaaactgccctaacccatctggacaagaggaatacctatgtgagaatgctgttcatcgactacagctcggcattcaacaccatagtaccctccaagctcgtcatcaagctcgagaccctgagtctcgaccccgctctgtgcaactgggtactggacttcctgacgggccgcccccaggtggtgagggtaggcaacaacatctcctccccgctgatcctcaacacgggggccccacaagggtgcgttctgagccctctcctgtactccctgttcacccacgactgcgtggccacgcacgcctccaactcaatcatcaagtttgcagacgacacaacagtggtaggcttgattaccaacaatgacgagacggcctacagggaggaggtgagggccctcggagtgtggtgtcaggaaaataacctcacactcaacgtcaacaaaactaaggagatgattgtggacttcaggaaacagcagagggaacacgcccctatccacatcgatggaacagtagtggagagggtagcaagttttaagttcctcggcatacacatcacagacaaactgaattggtccactcacacagacagcatcgtgaagaaggcgcagcagtgcctcttcaacctcaggaggctgaagaaattcggcttgtcaccaaaagcactcacaaacttctacagatgcacaatcgagagcatcctggcgggctgtatcaccgcctggtacggcaactgctccgccctcaaccataaggctctccagagggtagtgaggtctgcacaactcatcaccgggggcaaactacctgccctccaggactcctacaccacccgatgttacaggaaggccataaagatcatcaaggacatcaaccacccgagccactgcctgttcaccccgctatcatccagaaggcgaggtcagtacaggtgcatccaagctgggaccgagagactgaaaaacagcttctatctcaaggccaccagactgttaaacagccaccactaacattgagtggctgctgccaacacactgacattgacactgactcaactccagccactttaataatgggaattgatgggaaatgatgtaaatatatcactagccactttaaacaatgctaccttatataatgttacttaccctacattattcatctcatatgcatacgtatatactgtactctatatcatcgactgcatccttatgtaatacatgtatcactagccactttaactatgccactttgtttacatactcatctcatatgtatatactgtactcgataccatctactgtatgctgccctgtaccatcactcattcatatatccttatgtacatattctttatccccttacactgtgtataagacagtagttttggaatagtTAGTtaaattacttgttggttattactgcattgtcggaactagaagcaaaagcatttcgctacactcgcattaacatctgctaaccatgtgtatgtgacaaataaaatttgatttgatcattatgatgccatggctctagacactatacatttagacagaaacgcagtataaccaggcgttgcgtcaccttgaatttgacatttttattcagagaattgcaggagaagaatacaatacagtacagtacaactaATAGGCAAGAACATGGTCAAGTACAACAGAGTTATATTAATATTCTTATTCTATCCATTTCTGGTCCACAAACATTGAGCTTTaagtcccccccccaaaaatagaAGAGTctttggttgtgcatagtgtagtgtatggtattgccagggaacagcacccTCTTAGAAGAGCCTTTGATTGTGCATAGTGTAGTCTAtggtgttgccagggaacagcacccTCTTAGAAGAGCCTTTGGTTGTGTATAGTGTAGTGCCtggtgttgccagggaacagcacccTCTTAGAAGAGCCTTTGGCTgtgcatagtgtagtgtattgtgttgccagggaacagcacccTCTTAGAAGAGCCTTTGATTGTGCATAGTGTAGTCTAtggtgttgccagggaacagcacccTCTTAGAAGAGCCTTTGGTTGTGTATAGTGTAGTGCCtggtgttgccagggaacagcaccctcttagaagagcctttggttgtgcatagtgtagtgtatggtgttgccagggaacagcaccctcttagaagagcctttggttgtgcatagtgtagtGTCTGGTGTTGCCACGGAACAGCACCCTCTTAGAAGAGCctttggttgtgcatagtgtagtgtctggtgttgccagggaacagcaccctcttagaagagcctttggttgtgcatagtgtagtgtctgatgttgccagggaacagcaccctcttagaagagcctttggttgtgcatagtgtagtgtctgatgttgccagggaacagcaccctcttagaagagcctttggttgtgcatagtgtagtgtctgatgttgccagggaacagcaccctcttagaagagcctttggttgtgcatagtgtagtgtctgatgttgccagggaacagcaccctcttagaagagcctttggttgtgcatagtgtagtgtctgatgttgccagggaacagcaccctcttagaagagcctttggttgtgcatagtgtagtgtctggtgttgccagggaacagcaccctcttagaagagcctttggttgtgcatagtgtagtgtctggtgttgccagggaacagcaccctcttagaagagcctttggttgtgcatagtgtagtgtctgatgttgccagggaacagcacccTCTTAGAAGAAGTAGAAGCTGAAGATCTCCTGGATTGCCTCCCTTTACTGCGTTGTTGGACCCCATCCTGGAAACTTCCTGCAGAGCAGCAGACTTCTCCTCTGGCTCACGGCGGTGAGCTGCAGATCCTCTCCTGCAGAGCAGCAGACTTCTCCTCTGGCACACGGCGGTgagctgcagatcccctcctgcagagcagcagacttctcctctggcacacggcggtgagctgcagatcccctcctgcagagcagcagacttctcctctggcacacggcggtgagctgcagatcccctcctgTAGAGCAGCAGACTTCTCCTCTGGCACACGGCGGTGAGCTGCAGATCCTCTCCTGGTCCTCGTGTCCAACCTCCATGAAGTTATGCAGGACACTGGTAGCCTTCACACACCTGAATTCCTCCAGGAGGCAGTCCCAGATGGCCCTGGTCACCCAACCTTGCAGAGCCCGACACGGGAACCGTAGGCAATCATTTTGAAAGAATCTCCAGTTACAAGGTATCTGTAGGAATATGGAAGATAATGTCATTATTAGACAACACCAGGTCATTGTGGATTACTAAAGTATAAAATCCCTGATAACAAATCATGATAACATTGGATAGACGGATGCATGTGCACACGTATGTGTAGCATGTGACAACAGCAGGATCATATCACGTATAGCAtcacaaataaatacataaatgagaataacatttacatttacatttacatttatgtcatttagcagacgctcttataacATGACGTCACAATCGGAAaccatttttatttatatatatatatctttttcaTTAACTTTTAATTTCATTCATTTTTTAAGGTACAGAACTGCAAAAAAATTGGCTCACTAACAAAATTGATTTCAGGTGTGTAGGGAGGTAATGGTTAATTGGGTGGAGGGTGAAGGGCAAGGAAAGCTTGACTGTATGTGGCAAATAGAGGGTGCTGCTATTGTAACAGTTTTGCTTCCGTccatctcctcgcccctacctgcaCCTGTTCACTTCACACACGGAGCATTAAAAAGATTGCGTTTTGACCACGTGCTTTAAGGCCAAAACGGCGTTCCATACACAACTATCTCGTCCCCATACCACTCCTCCTCCTGTATGTCATGCTCGCCCATCAGGAGGGTCCACTCCCTTGTCTTCTCATGGATCACCCAGGTTGCCGGTGAGGGCTGGCAGACCATCCAAAATAGAAAAAGCAAGGAAATGTATAAACAATGTGCTTATTGCTTAAAACACCGCAACTATTTTGGATGGTCTGCCAGCCCTCACCATGAGCACCATGAGCAATAACAGACAAACTGCATTTTAATCGGGAATGGAATTATTTTAGTTGCGCCCATTTTAAATGTGTTGAGCCCAGTTGAGTCTATTGGATTTGTCTTTCAGTTAAACCAGTCTAGTTAATGCTACGTGGTAACACTGCCGCCCAGCAGTCCTGACAACGCCGACATTTCCTGACTTGCATCTGAACGTAATTATGCCagtttgaacctttatttaactaggcaagtcagttaagaacaaattcttattttcaattacggactaggaacagtgggttaacagaacgacagatttataccttgtcagctcggggatttgaacttgcaaccttccggttactagtccaacgctctaaccactaggctaccctgccgccccagttacAGGTGTAAATATGGCTGGAATGTTCTCGAATGTTCCATAAAGGTTCATCACTGCAATACAAGGCGACAGCACTCTGACAGAAGACTGCATCTCTCATTTCCAAAAGTAACATGGGGTTTCTTCTCGTTCTATTGCTAAGTATCAACACAGGTAACATTCATTATATTATCTATATTTATTGTGTGGAGGAATCTCTTTTGATTTTGGACTTGAACTCTAGAAATAATACTTTGTGCACATAAAATGGGTATTTGGAAAACGTTTGATTTTAGGCAGCAAATGACTTACTGATTTAATGTTTACTTTTGTAtatttatctacctcacttgctttggcaatgttaacatgtgtttcccatgtcaataaagccccttgaattgtgacaaagtgagtaaaaaacacactaaatatgtttagaactacaaattaactttcttctgtcgatttTGGGTTTTATAATGTCACCattccaaccctcctcctttATCTGGGCTTGGGACCGGCAAAAGTGACCCAAAAGAGACACTGGCGgagatgtttttattttatttgattatttactttatatttttagtttagttttaTACATTTACATCCCGCACTGAATGGAAACCAGGTCGGAAATCAGTTCCGGCGGCTTCATTTTCAGTCTGGGCGcggaggggtgaacatctcctcTGACTGCTGCGAGAGGACTGGGCCGCCTGTGAGTGCTTTGGGACGGTGTGGGGCCCACGGCAGCACCCGCTGCTCGTTGAGAAGAGTAATAACAATACGTGCTTTCACGTCAGAGTCTCCAATAACACCAGAAAAAGTCGCTAGATTTGTCGCTAGTCGCTTTTTTGAAAAAGTCTCActagaggggtctgaatagtcgctaaatatagcgacattaagtcgctaagttggcaacactgcccACATTAGCTAAACATGAATATACTATAACCACACTACATATGCGTGTATTACTAGCACAGATGTAAACATAAATCAGATAAGAGAGATCGGTTCCCAATTTATCCTTAACATTAAGGTCTAACGTCAACTTACACAGCgacaactgccttgttcaggggcagaacgacagatgtttaccttgtcagcccaACGCTGTAACCCACAAGGCTACTTGCCTCTCCGGAAACCACCTACTTTGGCTGAGAACCAATCAACAGTAAGGATTGTTCAGGCCTGATTCTGAATAGGTGGTTTGAAGTCGCAGTGATATATATTAAGCAGCATTATTCAGCGACTGCGCTGTGAAAGAAGATAAACTTTATCTCTCATTTTCAAAAGGAATATGAATATTCTGGGGTTTCTTCTTAATTTATGGCTATGCATCACCATAGGTAACCTATTCATTATATTGTGTGGAGACATCTCTTTTGATATTGGAATTAAACTGTAGAATGTAAACTTTGTTCACATAAAATCGGTAATTGGAAAAGTTTTTTTAGAGGCAGCAAATGATTTACTGATTTAATATGTACATGAATGACTGTCAGTGAAATGCTAAATGTGATCTTGGTCCTCTCTCATTAGGAATCAGGGCAGAACCTTCAGTGGACCAGTATGAGTTGGAGGGGGATTCAATATGTCTGGTTGTTGCAGAACCTCCTGAGATGATCAACGGACTTCAATGGAGGAAGGACAATGATGTAATATTTGGAGACAAAGAGATCTCTCCTAAATACAAGGAGAAGGTGGACTATAACAATGATAACCATTCTCTGTGTATTAAGAATCTAATGGAAACTGACAGTGGAATTTACATGGTAAACTACAGGAAACATTGGAAACAATCAACTACTACATATAGACTGTTAGTGGAGGGTGAGTTTTCTAAGGCTTCAGTTCTGGTCATTTGCTGTACATTTAATGTGTCTGATCAGGTTCAATAATGAATGTAGGACTAATAATTATCTGTCTCTTCTTTGGTTCTAAAAACTGTCTCTTATAGATCATGTTCCCAAACCAGTCATGGATGTCACATCTCTCCTCAACACAAGTGTGGGACTCTGTGATGTCACAGTGAACTGTTCAGTTAAAGATGGCTGGATGTTGTCTGTCTGTGACAGCGGTCAGTGTACACTGTCACAACAGTCTCCGTCACTAACCGGTGGTAACGTGACCATCTCCGTAGTGACTGGAAGGATCCAATGCACCAGCAGCAACCACGTCAGCACACAGACCATCTCTCAACCCATGGAGGACTGTAAGTACCATTTAGCCTCCACCTTCACTGTGTACCTCTATCACTGTTTAATAACCTAATAATAATATCATGTGAATTCAAGTCCAAGAGTTTACAACTCAGTGAAGACCTCACTAGGGAGAGAAGAACCTCAGCATCTCCTGTCCAGAACCACACCACTCTCCTGTCCAGAACCACACCACTCTCCTGTCCAGAACCACACCACTCTCCTGTCCAGAACCACACCACTCTCCTGTCCAGAACCACACCACTCTCCTGACCAGAACCACAGCACTCTCCTGACCAGAACCACAGCACTATCCTGTCCAGAACCACATCACTCTCCAGAGATACAGACAGTCTACGTCACTGAGAAGAACCAGCACCAGCAGAACATCTCCAAGTTGAAACAGGAAGCGCTTCTCCAGACATTAGACCAAAATAACAGAAAATAACTGCCTCTGCACTGCATCATCTCATTGAGTCACTGAGTTACATCAGTTCTTGACCTTGTACAGAAACCACGGGACATTGCACCACCTAGTGGACATCAATAATACCAGCAGAGTAAACCTCATGGCTTCATTCATCAACATGTGTCTAGATTCATCAACATGTTGGGAAGTTGTTTTAGACCAAGATATTTATATGTTCTAGTATGTGTTATTACAATACCACAAAGCCCAAGTTTTTCCAGATTTGTCCAATCCTAAATGAACCTCTGGCTCAGGTTTACACCACATTGATTGTAGGATCAGATAGGTGTACCAGTCAGCAGTAACATGGTATTAGTTCCACCTATCCATCAATGTTGTGTATATGAGAGGGAAGACTTGACCTCATTAGGCCACCGTAGATGGATTCTTTAACACATATTATCTGTCAAGCCATCAAAGTCATACGTCTTTTTtaaagaatttgttcctaactgacctgccaagttaaataaaggttcaataaaacaaATAGATATATCAGTCATCTTTTTAACTGGGACACAAGTATTTATAATCTCTGTACCAATAACCTGATACTTTTTACTCTGCCTTTTCCTTCGTCTGAGTTTGGAAGACACTGgtagctacactacatgaccaaaagtatgtggacacctgctgttcaaatatctcattccaaaatcatgtgcattaacatggagttggtcctccctttgctgctttaacagcctcccctcttctgggaagactttccactagatgttggaacattgctgcagggacttgctcccattcagccacaagagcattagtgaggtcaggctcGCAgtcgattaggtctggctcgcagatgttcgatgggattgaggtcagggttctctgcaggccagtcaagttcttccacacctatctcgacaaaccatttctgtatggacctcgctttgttgacgggggcattttcatgctgaaacaggaaagggccttccccagacTATTGCCATAAAGTTAGaaacacagaattgtctagaatgtaattgtatgatgtagcattaagatttcccttcacttagcactatgcatttgggcaggtagcgttcactTTGcaaccgccaaacccagattcgtctgtcagactgccagatggtaaagcgtgaATCCTCACTCCAGGGAACGCttttccagagtccaatggaggcgagctttacaccactgacccttggcattgctcatggtgattttaggcttgggtgcggctgctcggccatggaaacctatttcatgaaggTCCCAACCAACAGTTCTTGTGCTTTCgtttcttccagaggcagtttggaacttggtagggTGTGTTGCAAATTTTACTGCTTCTGTGGACagttgtcttttatacaggtaacaagctgagattTGGAGCACTcactttaagagtgtgctcctaatctcagctcattacctgaataaaagacacctgggagccagaaatctttctgattgagagggggtcaaatacttatttccctcattaaaatgcaaatcaatttataacaattttgacatgtgtttttctggatttttgttgttattctgttattctgttgttgttatttactcctgaggtgctgacctgttgcaccctcttcaaccactgtgattattattatttgaccctgctggtcatctatgaacatttgaatatcttggccatgttctgttataatctccacccggcacagccagaagaggactggccacccctcatagcctggttcctctctaggtttcttcctagattctgGCTTTcctaggaagtttttcctagccatcatgcttctacacctgcattgcatgctgtttggggttttaggctgggtttctgttcagcactttgtgacgtcagctgatgtaagaagggctttataaatgcatttgattgattgattgatctagTGGTTAAATCAGACTTTTAAAGATTTATATTGATTCATTTTTTTCATATTCCTAGTCAACAGGTACATTGAAACAGCAAGGTGTGTTTACATCATTCACACTTCTTACAGGTTCCTTCAAGGCTGCACATTCAGCAGGTCATCAGGTCAACAGGACATCAGGTCAACAAGTCATCAGGTCAACAGGTCATCAAAAGGAGACAAATCAAGATGGCCAAGATACAAAAAAGCAAAAGTGCAGGTTGATACCTCATGAGGTATAACTGCCGTACCCCATCACACCCCAAAATATAAGCTGCTTTACTTCATTGTAGTAAACAATGTAATTGCAAAGAAAAACTGGTTAAAACGTCTTATGGCTtgaatcccgttaacgggatcgatatgacaacagccagtgaaagtgcaaggcgccaaattcaaaacaacagaaataccataattaaaattcctcaaacatacaagtattttacaccattttaaagatagatTTGCTGTAAATCCAGCCacggtgtccgatttcaaaaaggctttacgatgaaagcacaccaaacgattatgttaggtcagcacctagtcacagaaaacacagccatttttttccAGCCAacgagaggagtcacaaaaagcagaaatagagagaaaatgaatcattaacctttgatgatcttcatcagatgacactcataggacttcatgttacactaTACATGTATGTTCTGTTCGATAAAGTttgtatttatataaaaaaaatctcagtatacattgccgctttatgttcagtagttccaaaacatctggtgattttgcggagagccacatcaatttccagaaatactcatcacaaatgttgatgaaaatacaagtgttatgcatgaaactttagataaacttctccttaatgcaaccgctgtgtcaaatTTTGAAAAAGCTTTactgaaaaagcacaccatgcaataatttgAGTACAGCACTCAGAtaacaaaacaagccatacagatatccgctatgttgtggagtcaacagaagtcagaaataacattataaatattcacttacctttgatggtcttcatcagaatgcactcccagtgtttgatttgttcgataaattccatcatttatgtccaaatacctcctttttgtttgcacgtttatcccagtaatccaaattcatgaggtGCGAGCAGatgaaaagtcaaaaagttccgttacagttcttagaaacatgtcaaacgaagtatggaatcaatctttaggatgtttttatcataaatcttaaataatgttccaaccggacaattcctttgtctgtagaaatgcaatggaacgcaagctacCTCTCACGTGAACGTGCGTGgtcagctcatgccactctggcagacctctgactcattcagctcccatccccccctccttcacagtagaagcatcaaacaatgttctaaagactgttgacatctagtggaagccttgggaagtgcaagatgaccccatagacactgtatattcgataggcaatgagttgaaaaactacaaacctcagatttcccacttcttggttgtttttttttctccggTTTTTGCCgccgttctgttatactcacagacatcattcaaacagttttagaaacttcagagtgttttctatccaatctactaataatatgcatatattagcttctgggactgagtagcaggtagtttactctgggcaccttattcatccgagctactcaatactgcccccagccataagaagttttaaacatggttaaaactataattttgatatcatggatggtcagtccttgcatccatagctcagCCTAtacatttgagagtggttacatttctccagccctgtCTCTCAACTGTTTACGATACAATGAATGTGTCAAAGAATCCATCTATGGTGGCCTGACTAGGTCAAGTCTACCCTCTCATATACACAACATTGATGGGTAGGTGGAGCTAATAACATGTTACTGCTGACTGGTACACCTATCTGATCCTACAATCAATGTGGTGTAAACCTGAGCCAGGGGTTCATTTAGGATTGGACAAATCTGGAAAAATATGTGCTTTGTGGTATAGTAATAACACATACTAGCACATATAAAGATTTTGGTATGAAACAACTTCACAACATGTTGATGAATGAAGCCATGTGGTTTACTCTGCTGCTATTGTCTATGTCCACTAGGTGGTACAATGTCCCATGGTTTATGTACAAGGTCTAGCTAGAACCGATGTAACTCAGTGACTGTATGATGTGACCTTCCACAGACCCCTCGGTCAAATTTGATTAATCTGTTGAtgttaataatattattatttttcgAACCGGCAACGGACCCCAGTTTGGGAGACCCACCTTTCTGTTCTTCTTCTCTCATGTCTGGTGATGTACTTCCTGTTTCAACTTGGAGGTGTTCTGCTGGTGCTGGTTCTTCTCAGTGAAGTAGACAGTCTGTATCTCTGGAGAGTGATGTGGTTCTGGACAGGAGAGTGGTGTGGTTCTGGTCAGGAGAGTGCTGTGGTTCTGGAAAGGAGAATGATGTGGTTCTGGACAGGAGAGTGGTGTGGTTCTGGACAGGAGAGTGGTGTGGTTCTGGTCAGGAGAGTGCTGTGGTTCTGAACAGGAGAGGGCTGTGGTTCTGAACAGGAGAGTGCTGTGGTTCTGGACAGGAGAGGGCTGTGGTTCTGGTCAGTAGAGTGCTGTGATTCTTCTCTGCCTGGTGAAGTCTTCACTGATCTTGGAACAATGACCTGTTTGGAGATGAAACATTACAACATTTAAATTATTACAATGATTGTTATTTAAAACTATTGTCTGGTATAATGCATAGATGAATGAATGACAGAGCAGGTACCTCTTCTAGTGGACTTTGTTCTTTAGAGATTTTCTGTCTTCTGGTATGTTTGATGTATCCAACACCAAGTAACACAGCAACTAGGAGTAATGTACCAGTAACACAACCCACAATGGTGCCAACTGGTAACACTGAGGCTTTCACATTACCACTACctgagttcacacacacacacacacacacacacacacacacacacacacacacacacacacacacacacacacacacacacacacacacacacacacacacacacacacacacacacacacacacacacacacacacacacacacacacacacacacacacacacacacacacacacagattaagaGCAGTCGTCACAAAATGATAGTTTCAGGCAGAATTATTCCAATCTTAACTAGAGAAGAATCACAATAATGATGTCAAAACTTTGACCTAACTTGAATTCACATGATATTATTATTAGGTTATTAAACAGTGATAGAGGTACACAGTGAAGGTGGAGGCTAAATGGTACTTACAGTCCTCCATGGGTTGAGAGATGGTCTGTGTGCTGACGTGGTTGCTGCTGGTGCATTGGATCCTTCCAGTCACTACGGAGATGGTCACGTTACCACCGGTTAGTGACGGAGACTGTTGTGACAGTGTACACTGACCGCTGTCACAGACAGACAACATCCAGCCATCTTTAACTGAACAGTTCACTGTGACATCACAGAGTCCCACACTTGTGTTGAGGAGAGATGTGACATCCATGACTGGTTTGGGAACATGATCTATAAGAGACAGTTTTTAGAACCAAAGAAGAGACAGATAATTATTAGTCCTACATTCATTATTGAACCTGATCAGACACATTTAAATGTACAGCAAATGACCAGAACAGAAGCCTTAGAAAACTCACCCTCCACTAACAGTCTATATGTAGTAGTTGATTGTTTCCAATGTTTCCTGTAGTTTACCATGTAAATTCCACTGTCAGTTTCC
This sequence is a window from Oncorhynchus gorbuscha isolate QuinsamMale2020 ecotype Even-year linkage group LG17, OgorEven_v1.0, whole genome shotgun sequence. Protein-coding genes within it:
- the LOC124001845 gene encoding uncharacterized protein LOC124001845, which encodes MEVGHEDQERICSSPPCARGEVCCSTGGDLQLTAVCQRRSLLLCRRGSAAHRRVPEEKSAALQEGICSSPPCARGEVCCSAGEDLQLTAVSQRRSLLLCRKFPGWGPTTQ
- the LOC124002258 gene encoding SLAM family member 9-like is translated as MGFLLVLLLSINTGIRAEPSVDQYELEGDSICLVVAEPPEMINGLQWRKDNDVIFGDKEISPKYKEKVDYNNDNHSLCIKNLMETDSGIYMVNYRKHWKQSTTTYRLLVEDHVPKPVMDVTSLLNTSVGLCDVTVNCSVKDGWMLSVCDSGQCTLSQQSPSLTGGNVTISVVTGRIQCTSSNHVSTQTISQPMEDCKYHLASTFTVTTPLSCPEPHHSPVQNHTTLLTRTTALS